The genomic window AACTCAGTGAAGTAGGCGAGGCACTCAAGCAGGTGTCCCTTCCACTCTTCCTCACCGCCCTCAAGTGTATTGGCATCGGTTGTGACCATGTCTGACCAGAAGGTCAGCTTGCGACGATCTTCAAATGGGAAGTCAAAGAGCGTGGCAAGCATCATGGTGGTCAGCTCGATGGACACATTGTCCACCCAGTCGAATGTCTCACCGCGCGGCAGTGAATCCAGCACCATGCCGGTGCGCTCGCGGATCAGCGGTTCCCAGGACTTGAGGTTGTTGGGAGCGACAATCGGCTGAACCGTCTTGCGCTGCTCGTCATGCTTGGGCTGGTCCATCGCGATGAACATAGGCAGCTGGAAATCTTCCGGCCCATCAAAAAGCGTGATGCCGCCATGTTCCCAGCTTGAGGAAAACACCTGGTGGTTGGTGTCCACCGCCATGATGTGCTCGTAGCTGCTGACCGACCAATACTCGCCGAACTCTTCGTCGAAGCACTTGTGAACCGGCGCTTCCTCGCGAAGACGCTCAAAATACGGCCAGATCACATCATTCTGGAATAGGTCGCGCTGCGCGGGATTGAATTCATTCAAAGGCATGCTCCACGCACGCTCGGTGTGATCAATCTCGGTATGCGGTTCGGCAACGGCCTGGGACATGATCTCTTCTTTCCTAATAGTGACGACGCGTCATTTTTAAGTGAGGGCGCGCCCTGTAGATTTCAACCTAATTCACAAAGATTAAGCGGGAATACGCACCGGCATGTACGTGTAGCCTTTGACGAAGCAGCCCGGCGTCCGGGTTGGCTCTTCCATCAGCTCGATCTTGGGGAAACGCTTGAGGATTTCTTCCCACAGGATCTTGATCTGAAGTTCCCCGAGGCGATTGCCGACGCAACGATGGATGCCATAGCCGAAGGACATCTGACGACGCGCATTTGGCCGGTCGATGATGATGTCGTCGGCATTCTCAAAAACGTCCGCAT from Candidatus Phaeomarinobacter ectocarpi includes these protein-coding regions:
- a CDS encoding cytochrome P450; the protein is MSQAVAEPHTEIDHTERAWSMPLNEFNPAQRDLFQNDVIWPYFERLREEAPVHKCFDEEFGEYWSVSSYEHIMAVDTNHQVFSSSWEHGGITLFDGPEDFQLPMFIAMDQPKHDEQRKTVQPIVAPNNLKSWEPLIRERTGMVLDSLPRGETFDWVDNVSIELTTMMLATLFDFPFEDRRKLTFWSDMVTTDANTLEGGEEEWKGHLLECLAYFTELWNQRINSDKPGNDLITMLTRGEATKNMDPMEYLGNIILLIVGGNDTTRNSMTGSVYALNKFPTEYDKLIADPGLIPNLSSEIIRWQTPLAHMRRTALEDFELGGKMIKKGDKVAMWYVSGNRDKTVFENADDVIIDRANARRQMSFGYGIHRCVGNRLGELQIMILWEEILKRFPKIELMAEPTRSPGCFVKGYTYMPVRIPE